Genomic DNA from Mycobacterium stomatepiae:
GCCAAATACCGCGCCTTTGCCGAAGATTCAGCGCGTCTGGTGGTGAAATACGGCGGCTCCCTGTCGGGAGAACACGGCGACGGCCAATCGCGCGGCGAGCTGTTGCCGCTCATGTTCGGCGAGCGCATGGTCGGCGCCTTCGAGCGGACCAAGGCGCTGTTCGACCCCGACAACCGAATGAACCCCGGCAAGGTCGTGCATCCCTACAAGCTCGACGAGAATCTGCGCCTGGGCGTGAATTACCGTCCGGCCGAAACTAGTAGCGAGTTCGCCTTCCCGCATGACGACCACCGATTTTCCAAGGCGGCGGCGCGGTGCGTGGGGGTGGGCAAGTGCCGCGGCCACGAATCCGGCGTGATGTGCCCGAGCTACCGCGCCACCGGCGAGGAAGAGCATTCGACCCGGGGGCGGGCACGGCTGCTGTTCGAGATGATGCAGGGCGACGTCATCACCGGCGGGTGGCGCTCCACCGAGGTCCACGATGCGCTTGATCTGTGCCTGGCGTGCAAGGGCTGCCGCAGCGACTGCCCCGTCGATGTCGACATGGCAACCTACAAAGCGGAATTCCTGTTCCACCACTACCGCGGCCGGCTGCGGCCGATGGCGCACTACTCGATGGGTTGGATCCCACTGTGGGCGCGGCTGGCCGCCGTCGCGCCGCACCTGCTCAACTCGACGGCGCATGCGCGTGGGCTCTCCACCCTGGTCAAAAAGGTTGGCGGGATTGATGCTCAACGAGAGCTACCGCGCTTCGCGGACAAACGATTCACCACCTGGTTCTCCCATCACCGACCGCCCGCCAACACAAATCCGCGCGGCCGGGTGCTGCTATGGCCGGATACATTCGTCAACAACTTCGAGCCCGAAGTCGGACACGCCGCGATGGCGGTGCTGGAAGCGGCCGGCTTCGATGTCGAAGTGCCGCGTCGAACCCTCTGTTGCGGACTGACCTGGATCTCGACCGGTCAACTCAGGATCGCCAAACGCGTTCTGCGCCGGACTCTTACGGCGCTACGCCCGACGCTGCAGACGAGTACGCCGGTAGTGGTGCTGGAACCCAGCTGCGCCGCGGTATTTCGGTCCGATCTGCCTGAACTTCTCCATGGGGATGAGGATGCACACCGCCTTGCGGAACAGACCTTCACGCTCGGCGAGCTGTTGACCGCCAAGGCTCCGGATTGGGAGCCAACCCAGATCGACTGTAGCGCCGTCATTCAGCAACATTGCCATCAGCACGCGGTGCTGGACGCGTACAGCGATGAGCAGCATCTTCTCTCGGACGCTGGAGTGGACGCCGAACTCCTCGACGCCGGATGTTGTGGCTTGGCAGGAAACTTCGGCTTCGAGAAGGGGCACTACGATGTCTCGGTCGCATGCGCCCAAGACAAACTGCTGCCGGCCCTGCGCCACGCCGATCCCGATGCCCTGGTGCTGGCGGACGGCTTCAGCTGTCGCACCCAGATTCGCGATCTGGCCCCCGACCGGCGGCCGATGCACCTCGCGCAAGTTCTCGCCGCCGGGCTGGCCAGTCGTGAGTCGCAGGCGGCCGGACCGTGAGCAGCGAGCTTGCCGGGCCCTTCACCACGCGATTGACGTTGAGCACGCGACTGGCATCCGAACTCGCCGGTGCGCGCGGCAGATTGCGGGCGGCCGCTCAGCTCGGCCGGTCGGCGGTCATCATCCACGTCGGCGGTGAGATCGGCGCATTCAACAAGGACATCTGGCGGCGCCTCATCGCCGAGGCAGGCACTGCGGCTCCCGCACCCGGATCACTCGTCGTCGATGTGAACGCCGTTGGTTTTATGGGCTGCTGCGCATTCGAAGTACTGGTCGATGAAGCGCAACGGTGCCGCCATCGTCGTATCGCCTTGCGCCTGGTCAGCAGCATACCGCGAGTTACCCGCTTCGTTGACGCATGCGGATTTGGTGGCGTGCTGCCTGTTCACCTGACCGCCAGCGCCGCATTGGCGGCTGCGCCCTAACGCGTGAGAGCCGCGTGAGCCGACCGCGCGCCACGCAGATCATCGACGAATGCCCGGTAAGCCTCGTCGCGGCGCTCGCTTCGGTCGCGGAGGATCGCCGAGGGGTGCACGGTCGTCAAGACGGCCGGCTCGGATGCTAGACGCACGTCGATCGCCGCGGGCAGCCGCAGTATCTCGCCACGGTGCGCGGATACCCGAAACGATGCTCCCAGAAGCGATTGCGCGGCTGTAGCGCCGAGGCACACGATCACGTGCGGACGCAGCGCCTCGATCTCGGCGAACAACCATGGCCGGCACGCGACGACCTCGGTGCGATTCGGCTTCTCGTGTATCCGTCGCTTACCACCCTTGCGGGTGAATTTGAAATGCTTGACCGCATTGGTCTGATACGTCGAGGCCGGATCGATATCCGCCGCTTCGAGTGCTCGTGACAGCAGTCGGCCCGCCGGGCCGACAAACGGCAGACCCGCCCGGTCCTCCTGATCTCCCGGCTGCTCGCCGATCAACATGATCGATGCCTTGGCCTTGCCGTGACCGAAGACGGTCTGCGTGGCGTTCTCGAAAAGAGCACACCCCCGGCACCCATGGGCTGCCGCTTTCAGCGCACTGAGCGAACGCTTTTCCGGCAAGTAATGCTCGGCGCCGGCCGTGATTGAGGCCATGGTCTCAGGCGGCAAACTCGGGTGCGATCCCCGATTGCCAGAAGTCGAAAAAGCAGTCCTTCTCGGACCCAATCTGTTGAGTGTAGACCTCGCCATAGCCGGCGTCGATGAATGCGCGGATACGCTCGATGTAGGGCTTGGGATCTGGTCCGCAGGGTAATGCCTCTTCCACCGCCGCACGGGTGACCAAGCTGGATGCCTGCTCGAATTCCTGTGGTGTAGGCAATGTTTGGGATAATTGGCCGGGCAACTGATCGTTCGGCCAAAGGTCGTAAGCGGTCCGTACACCCTCTTCGGTTGTCGGAGCGTGGCAGACTTTGAAGCCCCCCTGGCACGGCTTTCCCGCTCCGCCCGCGCCACGAAATTCCGACAGCAATTCGCGCGATGGCATGATCCCCTGGTAGCCGTCGCCGATACGTCGCGCCAGCCGCGCGGACCGTGGTCCGAACGCCGAGATATAGATCGGCACAGGCTTTTCCGGCAGCGTATAGATGCGGGCATTCTCCACCGTGCAATGCCGGCCGCGGTGGTTGACTTTTTTGCCGGTGAACAGCTTGCGGATGATGTCCACCGCTTCCCCCAGCATTTCGCGCCTGATCGCAGCGGGCGGCCAGTGCTGGCCGGTGATGTGTTCGTTCAGCGCTTCTCCGGTACCCAGTCCCAGCACAAATCGCCCGTTGAGCTGCGCCGCCGATGTTGCCGCCGCCTGTGCCACCAGGGCGGGGTGTATCCGCATAATCGGGCAGGTGACGGCGGTGGTGATCGGCAACGAACACGCCTGAGACAAGGCGCCGATCACCGACCAGACGAACGGGCTCTGGCCCTGCTTGTCGTTCCACGGATGGAAGTGATCGGAGATCCAGAGACGTTCGAAGCCAGCGGATTCCGCACGTACCGCCTGCCGAACCAACTCGTCGGGATCGGATTCTTCGCAGGACAAGAAGTAGCCCAGGGACGTCATGTCCCTGGGCTACCCCTGCGAGCGTGCCGGAAACGTGCTAGCCCTTACCGGTGATGGCGTCGCGGGCCCGGTCCAGCATGGCCGCGAACGGACCAGCCACCAGATTGGCGACCTGCGATTCGACTCCAGCATGTGGCCGGGTCGGCGCGATCGCTTCGGCCAGCTTGGCAGCGCGACCCATGCTTTCGAGCTCGTGGCTGCTCAATTCCTGCCCCAGCCTCGCGAACTCGTCCTTCTCCTCGTGCGCGGCGTGGTCGAGCACGTCGTCACGCAGCTCGGTCAGCAGTTGCGTGAACTCGGTGCTGTCAACATCGAGCTTCTCCAGCTGCTGCAGGACCGTCTTGGCCTTGTGTTCCTCTTCTAACCGCTGCCCCACCACGGCGGCGCCGTTGGCGATCTTGCGCTTGGCCCGTGGGTGCACAATTTTCTCTTCGACGGTTTCGTGAATTGCGAGCAGTCGGCGCAGCTCTACGAAGTTCTGCTCGCGTGTTTCGCCAGAAGCCGCAATCGTTTTGGCGAACAACGACTTGATCTGTTCGTGCTGGTTGGTGAGAAAGTCGACCACATCGGTGGGCGACATGACGGCGGACTGAGCCATAGAGTCCTCCCCAAATAGTTCGGTGACAGCGCGCGGGCTGTGTTGCGCGCTCCCAGTCGGCTACCCAGCGACATGCTCACCAAACATCGCGCCGCGCTAGACCGCCGTCTCCGCGGTCTCACGTGCGGGTTCGATCAGCGCACCGGATTTCACCAGGGCCTCGATCTCATCGGCGGTCAGGCCGATTTCTTTGAGGATCTCTTCGTTGTGCTCGCCCTGGCGCGCGGGCACCTGGGTGGTCAGGGTGCCGTCGTGACCGCTGAAGTGCCAGGGCGGCGCGGGGATGGTGATGCTGCCTCCGTGCCGGTCGGAGACTTCGCGGGTGACGCCCCAGCCCTTGGCCCATTCGGTTTCGCTGAACTCGGCCATATCGCGCAGTCAGCCGGTGGCGATCTTGGCCTCGTCGAACTGTGCGTCGAGCGAGTCCATGGAATCGAAGGTATAGATCCACGTCTGCACGATCGCGTGCAACTCCCCCAGGTGCTGCCGGCGTAGCTCGGGTGTGCGGAAACGCGGGTCGTCGGCGAGGTCTGGACGCCGCATCGCGTGCAGGTAGAACGGGAAGCTCATGCTCCCCACCAGGCTCATCGGCGAAACGAACTGGTGACCTTCGGGACTGGTGAAAAACACGCAGTCGGCGGCGCCCAGGATCGGCGTCTCGGCGCCCAGTTCGACATCCGAGAGGTCATAGTGCACGCGCTCGTTGAGCGGCGTGAGCACCGCCGCCATGGCCACGTCGACGTACTGTCCCTCGCCGGTGACCCGCCGATGCTGCAGGGCGGCCAGCACCGCGATGACGGCGTGCAGACCGGCGTACACGTCGCCGTGCGACAGCGAATCCGACCGGCGATCGTCGCCGTCAACACCGAACTGCCGCAACGTGTTCTGGGTGAATCCGACCTCGGCCTGCACGGTCGGCGCGTAGGCCATCCTGGTTCGCCACGGCCCCGTCTGCCCGTAGCCGCTGATGGAGGCGTAGACGACCGCGGGATTGCGTGCCGCGACCGACTGATAGTCCAAGCCGAATGAGGCCAGGGCGCCGGGGCGGAAGTTCTCGACGATGATGTCGGCCGTATCGCACAACTGCAGCACCGCTTCGCGGGCCTGCGGCACGTTGAGGTCGATGCTCAAGTTGCGCTTGCCGGCGTTCTGCTGGGCGTAATAATCGCTGATCTCGTCGCGCCGCGGAAACGCGAAGCGACTGATATCCCCGCGGGGCGGTTCGATTTTGATCACCTCGGCACCCAGGTCGAGGAGATGCTTGGTGCAGTGCGGACCTGCCAGCACCCGGGTGAAATCGATCACCCGGACGCCTTCGAGTGGGAGCGCCATGGCTACCGCCCCTCGAAACGCGCGGCACCGGGTCCTTCGGCGGCCAGGGATGCCAGCCCGATCTTCAAGTCCTCGGATTGCCAGATACCGGACTGCAATTCGTGCATCGCGTCGTCAGTCGCTGCCACCCCATGCGAGACCGCATGCGAGACAATCGCTTTGGTGGACGCGTGCGCCACGGTCGGCCCGTTGGCAAGCTCATGGGCAAGCGCACTGGCGACCGCGGCGAGCTGGTCGTCGGCGACAACGCGGTTGATGACGTTCCAACGTTCCAGCGTGCGGGCGTCATACCGGCGTGCAAGTAGTGCCATCTCCTTGGCACGCGCCGCGCCGGCGCGCTCGGTGACGCGTTGGATGCCTCCCATCAATGGGTTCAGGCCGATCGATGCCTCGATGTTGCCGATCTTGGCCGACTCGCTCGCGACGATCAGATCGCAGGCCAGCGCCAGCTCCAACCCACCACCCAGGCAGACACCGTGCACGGCGGCGACGATCGGAATCGGTAGCGAATCGAATGCCCTGAGCAGTTCGACGACGCCGATCGTAGGCGCCTCGCCACTCTGCGCGCTGTCGAACAGTGTCACGTCGGCACCGGCACAGAAATTGCGCAGGCTGCTGCGCAGCAGCACGGCACGGGCCCCCTGCTCGGCCGCCCAGCGAATTCCGTCGAGCAACGCGTCGAACAACGCAGTCCCCAAGAAATTGTGCGGAGCGTGCTGCATGGTCAGCACGGCGACGTGGCCATCCATCTCGCGGGCCACCGGTGGTGAATCACGGTCGGGGGCATGCACCGGCGATATCGTGCCGGCCGGTTGATCCAGGGTCTGCTCGGACATGGGGTCTCCCACTATATGTCGTTCGTCATACTGATAACAATTGCCACCATATAGCTCTAATGGGTGGCTAGCCAAGAATTATGTATGATGGGCGACATGCCAAAAAGAAGTGACAGCAAGGACCGGATGATCGCGGCGGCTCGCCGGCTGTTCCGCGAACGCGGCTACTTCGGAACCGCACTGTCCGACGTCGTCGCGGAGAGCTCGGCACCCCGGGGCTCGTTGTACTTCCACTTTCCCGGCGGCAAGGAGGAACTCGCGGCCGAGGTGGCGCTGATGCACTCCGCCGACGCCATCGCTCACATCAACCGCGCCGCGGGCACCACCGGCACTGCCGCCGAGTTGATCGCGGCGTTCCTCGGCCGACCCCGCGACGAAATCATGGCCAGCGACTACCGCGAAGGCTGCGCCGTTGCTCCCATCGTCATCGAATCCACCCCGGCCTCGGCGCAGCTCACCGACACGACCCGGCGGGGCTTCCATGACCTGGTCGCCACGTTGGCCGCCCGTCTCACCGAGAAAGGCATTCCCGAAAGCCGGGCCGGGCACCTGGCCCTCAACGCCGTCACCGCCATGGAAGGCGCGCTCATTCTCAGCCGGGTGCTACGTAGCCCCGAGCCATTCGATGCCGCGATCGCCGAACTCGCGGCCACCGCCGAGGCCGCAGCAGGGACACCGGCCCGATGACAACGACAACGGCAGATCAATTGCGCACCGGACTGATTGGTGCGTGGACGCTGCAATCGTACGAAAGCAGCGCGCTGGACGGATCCGACGTGAGCTACCCGCTGGGCACCGACGCGCGCGGCTTGATCATGTACACCCCGGACGGCTACATGTCCGCCCAGCTGATGCGTGCCGGCCGAACACCCTTCGACCGCGACGATCCGCACAATGCGCACGACAACGAGCTCGCCGCGGCGGCCGGTGGATATATGAGCTACGCCGGCCCGTTCTCGGTCGTCGAAGACGGCCTGATCGCTCACCATGTCGAAGTCAGCCTGCTGCCCAACTGGATCGGTGGAATCCAATTCCGTAAGGCCCACCTGCGGGACTCGTTCCTCGAACTCGGCCCGCCCGAACCGATCGTGCTCAATGGCGTGCCCCGCAACGCCAGGCTGGTGTGGCGCCGCACCTGAGCGCAGAACTACCGATGGCGTGGGTCCCGGTACTAAAGTTCGGGCAGGATCCCAGACGAAGGAGGCCGAGACGAACCCTCAGGATCCGTTCGGACACAATCCCTTTAGCCCGGAGTCCTTGACCTACGATCCGCTGGGTCGCGTCCCCTACGCCCCGCCGCCGGTCGAGCCGCCGGTATTCGTGCCGCCGCCCCTGCCGCCGCACCGTCCGACCGTCAACACCTTCGCGACGTTGTCGCTGGTGTTCGCCTTCGTGTTCGCGCCCGTCGGAGCGATTCTCGGGCATCTCGGCCTCGCACAGATCCGCCGCACCGGTGAGCTGGGACGCGACCGGGCACTCGTCGGTTTGTCCCTGTCGTATGCGTTCATCACGCTCACCGTCGTCGCGCTGGCCGGGTGGGCCACCGTGTCCACCCTCGCCGTCTATCGGTCCAATCAGGCCGCGCCGGCGATCACCGCCGCCCCCGTCACCACAAGCGAGTCGCCGCCGCTGCCGACGGTCGTGCCGGACGACGTGACCAAGCTGCTGCCAAAGCTGGATGCCCTGAAAAGCCTTGCCAACGACCAGAATCTGGAGGCCGGCGAAACCTGGGACCGTCCCGGCAAAAGCGACAAGGTCGCGACGATCGATCGTCCGCAGTGCTGGGGAAGCATGACGCCCGGGGCGCCCGAGGCTACAGCGCCGACGCCATCCTCCGGTATCGGGCGGAGGAATTCTCCGATACCCGGACCTTGCTGAAGTCGATGCAGATCATCCAGGCGGTCATCGGGTTTCGTGATCCGCCCACCGCCGAATCGCAAGTGACGAAGCTGATCGACGGATGGCGCGACTGCGGAGGCGCGCCCGTGACGCTGACCGGAAAAGGTGGGCCGTCGTACACACTGACCCTCAGCCCTCCTTTCGACGCGGGCAACGGCATCACCACGATGGATCTGGCGCCTACGGGCCTGAACGTGCGATTTGTTCGAGCGGCGGCGGCGAAAGCCAACGTCGTGGTCGACCTCTACGTCGTCAGCCTCGGCACGACCGATGCCAGCGGCCCGCGGCAAACGGCCGTGAGCATCGCCAACTACATCCTCAACAAGATCCCGAACTAGGACCCCGAACTAGGACATTGAGATGGCCACCGCAGTACGGTGGGCCCATGAAATATCTCGAGGTCGACGGAGTCGGAAAAGTCAGCCGGATCGGGCTGGGCACTTGGCAGTTCGGCTCACGCGAGTGGGGTTACGGCGACGAATACGCCTCCGGCCCCGCCCGCGACATCGTGCAACGATCCCTGGCGATGGGCGTGACGTTGTTCGATACCGCCGAGGTGTACGGGCTGGGCAAGAGCGAGCGGATCCTCGGCGAGGCGCTCGGCGACGCGCGCGCCGAGGTCGTGGTGGCCAGCAAGATCATGCCGGTCGCGCCGTTCCCCGCGGTGATCAAGCAGCGCGAGCGCGCCAGTGCGCGCCGGCTGCAGCTGGACCGCATCCCGCTCTACCAGATTCACCAGTCCAACCCGCTGGTCCCCGATTCGGTGATCATGCCGGGCATGCGTGACCTCCTCGACAGCGGTGACATCGGCGCGGCCGGCGTCTCGAACTACTCGCTGGAGCGCTGGCTTAAGGCCGATGACGCGCTCGGCCGTCCGGTCATCAGCAATCAGGTCCACTTCTCGCTCGCCTTCCCGAAGGCGCTCAGGAAGATGGTGCCGTTCGCCGAGAAGGAGAATCGCGTCGTGATCGCCTACAGCCCTCTCGAGCAGAGCCTGCTCGGTGGCAAGTATGGCGTCGACAACCGCCCCGGCGGCGTCCGCGCGATCAACTCCCTGTTCGGTACCGAAAACCTGCGCCGCATCGAGCCGTTGCTGCAGTTGTTGCGCGACGTCGCCAAGGAAGTCGACGCCAAGCCGGCCCAGGTCGCGCTGGCCTGGCTGATCAGCTATCCGGGCGTGGTCGCGATTCCCGGCGCATCCAGCGTCGAGCAGCTCGAGTTCAACGTGGCGGCGGCCGACATCGAACTGCCCACCGCCTCCCGCGATGCGCTCACCGAGGCGGCGCTGGCATTCCAGCCGGTGTCACCGGTTCAGTTCGTCACCGAGCTGGTACGGGAGAGGGTGCTCCGCCGTCACTGAGTGGGCGCGAGCGCCGGGACACCCGCGGGGCGCCCCCGCGGGTGTCCCGCGCGATGACGATCGGCATCGACGTCGATGAGTTGGTGCGCAGGATCGTGTGCACCACCTCGACCAAGTCCTCGATCGGCATCAGCTTGCCGGGCATGCAACGATCCGACACCCATACCGGGACGGCCCGCACGGCGAGGTCCATGTCCCAGCCAGCGTTCATCCCCGTTGCCGCTTCACCTTCACCACCAGCGCACTCCCCCACGATGAGGTTGGTGAAGCCGATATCGGGGTGCTCGGCGCGCCACGCGTCGACCAGCCGTTCGAGGGCGGCCTTGCTGACGCCGTAGGCACCCAGACCCTGCCAGGACGGCCCGTAGGGACCCGCGTCGGAGGACAGGTAGACCGCCTTGCCCGCGGACGCCGTCAGGTGCGGCACTGCCGCCGCCGTCACCAGCGATGCGCCGATGACATTGGTGTCGAAGATCCGGCGCCACGTTTGCGCATCGGTGTCGACCAGGCGCACCAGCGGGCTGATGGCGGGCGTGAACACGACGTTGTCTATGCCGCCGAGCGCCTCGGCGGCCTGGCCGATCGCCGATCGACACGAAGCCTCGTCGATGATGTCGCATTCGACGGCGACCGCACCCGCGCCCGCTTCCTTGGCTGCGGATTCCAGGCGCTCGCGTCGGCGCGCCAGTAGCGCGACCTGATCACCTCGCTGCGCAAGCCCGATTCCAATGCAGCGCCCGAGCCCGCTCGATGCGCCGACCACCACTGTCCTTGACATATTTGCCCTCTCTTGTAACGAGCCCGCTGTCGGCGAAAAACCTACCGGATGCGATCTGGCGGCGGCGATAGCTCGCTGCTAACTCCGCTGAACAGTGTTCCTGGCGGCCAGCTTGGCCTTGTACATGGCCGCGTCGGCACGGGCGGTGACCGTGTCGACGGACTCGCCGGGAAAAGCAAGCGTGGCGCCGATACTGAGGGTCGCGCGAAGCGTCTTGCCGGACGCGTGGATGGGTTCGGCGGCACAACAACGAATTTTCTCGGCGATCCGGGTGAGCTCGTCGATGCTGCGCACACCGGGCAGCAGGACGAGAATCTTGTCACCTCCCGTCCGGCCGACCGTGTCGCCCCGGCGAACGCTCTTCTGGATCCGTGTTGCCAGAGTGGCGAGCACGACGTCGCCGATGCCGTGTCCCCACGTGTCGTTTATTTCTTTGAAATGGTCGATGTCGCAGTAAAGAACTCCCACGCTGCTTCCGGCGGCCTGGGATCCCTCCAGCGCGGCGGCCAGTCGGCCCATGGCTTCGGCCCGGTTCGCCAGGCCGGTGAGAGCGTCGAACCGTGCCAACCGTTCCAGCCGCTGCTCGGCCTCGACCTGGTCGTCGATGACGCGCAACGCGGCGATCAGGCCGTCCGTATTGCCCTCGGCGTCGACGTACGGTTTTCCGTGGCCCTCGACCCAGTGGTAGTCGCCGTCAGCGTCATGCACCCGGAACCGTTGCACCACCGATTCGCCGGCCGCAACCCTGCTCATCGCGGCACTGACGGTCTCGAGGTCGAGTGGATGGATGTAGCGGTCCAAATCCGCGCCGCTCCAGGCATGCGGAGGCCGGCCCAGCGCGGCCTCTACGGACGGCGAGACCCAGGCGAGCTCCTCGCCGCGCAGGTGTACGACGATGTCCACCGCATTGTCCGCGAGGATGCGATAGCGCATCTCGGCCTCGGCGCGTTCCTTACTGACCAGCTCCTTCTCTATCAGAAGTTTCTGCTCACGCTGGGTGAAGAAGAATGTGATCGCCCCGACGATGGCGGTGCCGAGCAGTATCGAGAGGGTCCATTCCGTCTGCTCACCAAACCCGAGCCACAGAAAGATCGGCCGCGCCACTGCGACCACGATCGGAAAGCCGGCCAGGATCGCTGCCAGCCGCAGCAGCGACGACCTGTCGGGGCGCGCGAGCACCCAGGCGACCGGGAACCGGTCGGGGCGTCCCAGCACTATCGCGGCGTCGAGAAGCAACAGCGCGAGGGCCGTCATCAGCGCCTGGCCGGTCGTGGGCGAGGTGCCCACCAGCGCCAAGGCATCGAACAGGTAGGCCCCGACCGTGACGAACGGAATGGCCCCACCGGCGGCGGCGAACGCGGGGCACAGCACTGGGGCCTTGCCATTGCCATCCACCCGCATCAGCCCCGCAGCGGCCGCCAGGAGAAGAGCCGACGACGCGGTCTGCGGGCTCGGCCGGCCCGGCCAGGTCCAGCCCGACGCGCGTACCGCTTCGCCGAACCACAATTGGTCCGGGCCGACCAACCCACCGGTCACGTATTCGACCAGGGTTGTGCCGGCAAAGGCACCCACCACCAGGGCCAAGCCACGCCCGGCCCACACGCGCTTCTGCGAAGGGTGACCCGTCTGTGCCCAAATCGCCGCCACCAGCGCCAGCAGCCACACGCCGGTCCACGGCATCATCTGGGGCCAGTTCGGGTGGATACGGGTCAACCGGTCGACACCGGTCGCCCAGCCGGCCCAGCACAGCGCCGCGATGGCGAACACCACCAGCAGGGCGATCCGCCTGCACCAGGCCACATCATTGAGGCACTCGTCGGGGCTCCGCCTCGCCATTGGCCACCACTTCCTCCCCCGCGCGGCACAACCGAAATTGTGCGCGGAAAGGAAACCGCTGTCTCGGGGTAAAATGTAACCAATCTGTGGGCTACCGGTCACCGATGCCGCCGCAGCGAAGCGCGGTGAAAGATTCGTCAGCTTTCGCCGGCCGGGAGGGCCATCAGCACGACGGCGCTGTGCGCCTCCACAGTCAGCACGCCTCCCCCGGGAACCTCGTCGGCCGGTGTTCTCTCCTCGAGTCCGGTGAAGACCACCACCTGCCACGATGCACCGAATTCCTTTGGTGGAAGGGTGAATTCGAGCGGCTCGTAGTGGGCGTTGAAACACAGCAGGAAGGAGTCGTCGAGCACCCGCTGACCCCGCGCATCGCGGTCGGAAATGCCATGACCGTTGAGAAAAACCGCGACGGATTTCGCGAAACTGGCGCCCCAGTCCTCATCGGTCATCTCGTCCCCGTCCGGGGCGAACCAGGCGATATCGGGCAGGCCATCCTGGCCACGGCGGCCCACCGGCTTGCCGCTAAAGAATCGGCGCCTGCGGAACACCGGGTGCTTCGCGCGCAGCGCCGACACGGTGCGGGTGAATTCCAGGAGGTCCTTGTCGGCGTCGTCCCAGTTGATCCAGGTGAGTTCG
This window encodes:
- a CDS encoding FAD-binding and (Fe-S)-binding domain-containing protein, whose translation is MPAKHADRAPKLFDAVAEELRANVDAEIRFDPGSRAAYSTDASNYRQVPIGVVIPRTPEAGVDAIAVCRRYDMPVLSRGGGTSLAGQCCNAAVVIDWSKYCTKVGSVDTDAGIALVQPGIKLDLLNDHLQSSGWMVGPKPSTHVSCAIGGMIGNNSCGSTAQAYGKTVDSVRRLEVLTYDGLRMWVGPTSDDEFARILGEGGRRAEIYRGLRAIAEEYADDIRSTYPKIPRRVSGYNLGSLLPENGFDVAKALVGSESTLVTVLRAELQLVRIPGASALAVIGFDDIASAADAVPAVLKHQPSALEGLDHRLVELEHSQRLAEKALRQLPDGTAWLMVQLDGDNQDEADRKAKAMIDALHEISHNGVTVLDDPARKKEVWAAREAGLGATAFPPNEPETHEGWEDAAVPPGRLGDYLRDFHRLLDRYDYGTSSLYGHFGQGCVHTRIPFDLRAAEGIAKYRAFAEDSARLVVKYGGSLSGEHGDGQSRGELLPLMFGERMVGAFERTKALFDPDNRMNPGKVVHPYKLDENLRLGVNYRPAETSSEFAFPHDDHRFSKAAARCVGVGKCRGHESGVMCPSYRATGEEEHSTRGRARLLFEMMQGDVITGGWRSTEVHDALDLCLACKGCRSDCPVDVDMATYKAEFLFHHYRGRLRPMAHYSMGWIPLWARLAAVAPHLLNSTAHARGLSTLVKKVGGIDAQRELPRFADKRFTTWFSHHRPPANTNPRGRVLLWPDTFVNNFEPEVGHAAMAVLEAAGFDVEVPRRTLCCGLTWISTGQLRIAKRVLRRTLTALRPTLQTSTPVVVLEPSCAAVFRSDLPELLHGDEDAHRLAEQTFTLGELLTAKAPDWEPTQIDCSAVIQQHCHQHAVLDAYSDEQHLLSDAGVDAELLDAGCCGLAGNFGFEKGHYDVSVACAQDKLLPALRHADPDALVLADGFSCRTQIRDLAPDRRPMHLAQVLAAGLASRESQAAGP
- a CDS encoding anti-sigma factor antagonist (This anti-anti-sigma factor, or anti-sigma factor antagonist, belongs to a family that includes characterized members SpoIIAA, RsbV, RsfA, and RsfB.), encoding MSSELAGPFTTRLTLSTRLASELAGARGRLRAAAQLGRSAVIIHVGGEIGAFNKDIWRRLIAEAGTAAPAPGSLVVDVNAVGFMGCCAFEVLVDEAQRCRHRRIALRLVSSIPRVTRFVDACGFGGVLPVHLTASAALAAAP
- a CDS encoding UdgX family uracil-DNA binding protein (This protein belongs to the uracil DNA glycosylase superfamily, members of which act in excision repair of DNA. However, it belongs more specifically to UdgX branch, whose founding member was found to bind uracil in DNA (where it does not belong), without cleaving it, appears to promote DNA repair by a pathway involving RecA, rather than base excision.); amino-acid sequence: MASITAGAEHYLPEKRSLSALKAAAHGCRGCALFENATQTVFGHGKAKASIMLIGEQPGDQEDRAGLPFVGPAGRLLSRALEAADIDPASTYQTNAVKHFKFTRKGGKRRIHEKPNRTEVVACRPWLFAEIEALRPHVIVCLGATAAQSLLGASFRVSAHRGEILRLPAAIDVRLASEPAVLTTVHPSAILRDRSERRDEAYRAFVDDLRGARSAHAALTR
- a CDS encoding TIGR03557 family F420-dependent LLM class oxidoreductase yields the protein MTSLGYFLSCEESDPDELVRQAVRAESAGFERLWISDHFHPWNDKQGQSPFVWSVIGALSQACSLPITTAVTCPIMRIHPALVAQAAATSAAQLNGRFVLGLGTGEALNEHITGQHWPPAAIRREMLGEAVDIIRKLFTGKKVNHRGRHCTVENARIYTLPEKPVPIYISAFGPRSARLARRIGDGYQGIMPSRELLSEFRGAGGAGKPCQGGFKVCHAPTTEEGVRTAYDLWPNDQLPGQLSQTLPTPQEFEQASSLVTRAAVEEALPCGPDPKPYIERIRAFIDAGYGEVYTQQIGSEKDCFFDFWQSGIAPEFAA
- a CDS encoding hemerythrin domain-containing protein, whose product is MAQSAVMSPTDVVDFLTNQHEQIKSLFAKTIAASGETREQNFVELRRLLAIHETVEEKIVHPRAKRKIANGAAVVGQRLEEEHKAKTVLQQLEKLDVDSTEFTQLLTELRDDVLDHAAHEEKDEFARLGQELSSHELESMGRAAKLAEAIAPTRPHAGVESQVANLVAGPFAAMLDRARDAITGKG
- a CDS encoding CaiB/BaiF CoA transferase family protein: MALPLEGVRVIDFTRVLAGPHCTKHLLDLGAEVIKIEPPRGDISRFAFPRRDEISDYYAQQNAGKRNLSIDLNVPQAREAVLQLCDTADIIVENFRPGALASFGLDYQSVAARNPAVVYASISGYGQTGPWRTRMAYAPTVQAEVGFTQNTLRQFGVDGDDRRSDSLSHGDVYAGLHAVIAVLAALQHRRVTGEGQYVDVAMAAVLTPLNERVHYDLSDVELGAETPILGAADCVFFTSPEGHQFVSPMSLVGSMSFPFYLHAMRRPDLADDPRFRTPELRRQHLGELHAIVQTWIYTFDSMDSLDAQFDEAKIATG